The proteins below come from a single Streptomyces tubercidicus genomic window:
- a CDS encoding MMPL family transporter yields MTALARWCLRRRIVVILLWLAAFAGVAVAAGMTGAAYSNNYEVPGTESGQASARMTKAFPDRSGDGDTIVWHTDSGTVRSGAVEKTMRHTLEKVAGLPGVSDVQGPYGAHGTHGTHGTHGKQGKSGKHGDGGSEGSDGSGARQISKDGRTAYASVIFDRPTDDLDVAQVRKVVDTAQRASGHGLQVELGGAGIALTEAPRAQLAEIIGLGAAAVVLFLAFGSLAATFLPIITALAAVGTASAGITLLSHAMTVADFAPMLGMLIGLGVGIDYALFIVTRHRKGLREGLPVHEAATRAVAVSGRAVVFAGATVCIALLGMLILRLSFLNGVALAASLTVVLTVAAAVTLLPALLGLIGIRALSRRERRRLAEHGPRPERPTGIAARWSGFVERHPKLLGTVAAAVMLVLALPTFGLHLGTSDQGNNPATSTTRKAYDLLAGDGPGARHGSGFGPGFNGPLTLVGTLDGSQDRLAFSELPQRLRDTPGVAQVSSPSFDGNHSTGMITVVPTSSPQSRQTSDLVERLRTEVLPEAGAGGTVAPQVQVGGITASYDDFASVIVGKLPLFIGVVIALGSVLLLLAFRSIGIPLKAALMNIAAVASSFGIVVAVFQWGWGSELLGLGSAGPVEPFLPVIMVSVLFGLSMDYQVFLVSRMYEEWQLTHNNRRAVRVGLAETSRVINSAAVIMIAVFGAFILSGDRIIAMFGIGLAGAVALDAFVLRTLLVPALMHLLGGANWWLPSWLDRWLPRISIEPPPEQPGGVRLPGPQEGEKPIVRV; encoded by the coding sequence GTGACCGCTCTGGCTCGGTGGTGTCTCCGGCGCCGCATCGTGGTGATCCTGCTCTGGCTCGCCGCCTTCGCGGGTGTGGCCGTCGCCGCGGGGATGACGGGTGCCGCGTACTCGAACAACTACGAGGTCCCCGGGACCGAATCCGGGCAGGCGAGCGCCCGGATGACCAAGGCATTCCCGGACCGCTCCGGGGACGGCGACACGATCGTGTGGCATACGGACTCCGGGACCGTGCGCTCCGGTGCCGTCGAGAAGACCATGCGGCACACCCTGGAGAAGGTCGCCGGGCTGCCCGGCGTCTCCGACGTGCAGGGGCCCTACGGTGCACACGGCACACACGGCACACACGGCACACACGGCAAGCAGGGCAAAAGCGGTAAGCACGGTGACGGTGGCTCCGAGGGCTCCGACGGCTCCGGCGCGCGGCAGATCAGCAAGGACGGGCGCACCGCTTATGCGTCCGTGATCTTCGACCGGCCCACGGATGACCTGGATGTCGCCCAGGTGCGGAAGGTCGTCGACACCGCGCAGCGCGCGTCCGGCCACGGCCTCCAGGTCGAGCTGGGCGGCGCCGGTATCGCGCTGACCGAGGCACCGCGTGCCCAACTGGCGGAAATCATCGGGCTGGGCGCCGCGGCCGTGGTGCTCTTCCTCGCCTTCGGATCGCTCGCCGCGACCTTCCTGCCGATCATCACCGCACTCGCCGCCGTCGGTACCGCCTCGGCCGGAATCACCTTGCTCAGCCATGCCATGACCGTCGCCGACTTCGCCCCGATGCTCGGCATGCTGATCGGCCTCGGCGTCGGCATCGACTATGCGCTCTTCATCGTCACCCGGCACCGCAAGGGCCTCCGGGAGGGCCTGCCGGTCCATGAGGCCGCCACGCGGGCCGTCGCGGTATCCGGGCGCGCGGTCGTCTTCGCCGGTGCCACGGTCTGTATCGCGCTGCTGGGCATGCTGATCCTGCGGCTGAGCTTCCTCAACGGCGTCGCCCTCGCCGCCTCGCTCACCGTCGTGCTGACCGTGGCCGCCGCCGTGACCCTGTTGCCGGCGCTGCTCGGGTTGATCGGCATACGGGCGCTGAGCCGTCGCGAGCGCCGCCGGCTGGCCGAGCACGGGCCGCGGCCCGAGCGGCCCACCGGGATCGCCGCCCGCTGGTCCGGCTTCGTGGAGCGGCATCCGAAACTGCTGGGCACCGTCGCCGCGGCCGTCATGCTCGTCCTGGCACTGCCGACCTTCGGTCTCCATCTGGGCACTTCCGACCAGGGAAACAACCCGGCCACGTCGACCACCCGCAAGGCGTACGACCTGCTCGCGGGCGACGGGCCCGGCGCCCGTCACGGGAGCGGTTTCGGCCCCGGCTTCAACGGGCCGCTGACGCTCGTCGGCACCCTGGACGGCTCTCAGGACCGGCTCGCGTTCTCCGAACTGCCGCAGCGGCTGCGGGACACACCCGGCGTCGCCCAGGTGAGCAGTCCATCGTTCGACGGCAACCACAGCACCGGCATGATCACCGTCGTCCCCACCAGCTCACCGCAGTCCCGGCAGACCTCCGACCTGGTGGAACGGCTGCGGACGGAGGTGCTTCCGGAGGCCGGGGCCGGGGGAACGGTCGCGCCGCAGGTACAGGTCGGCGGGATCACCGCCAGCTACGACGACTTCGCGTCCGTCATCGTCGGCAAGCTGCCGCTCTTCATCGGCGTCGTGATCGCCCTGGGATCGGTCCTGCTGCTGCTGGCCTTCCGCAGTATCGGCATCCCGCTCAAGGCGGCACTGATGAACATCGCGGCCGTGGCCTCGTCCTTCGGGATCGTGGTCGCGGTCTTCCAGTGGGGGTGGGGCAGCGAACTGCTGGGCCTGGGCAGCGCCGGACCGGTCGAACCCTTCCTGCCGGTCATCATGGTCTCGGTGCTCTTCGGGCTGTCCATGGACTACCAGGTATTCCTGGTGTCCCGGATGTACGAGGAGTGGCAGCTGACGCACAACAACCGCCGGGCGGTACGGGTCGGCCTCGCCGAGACCAGCCGCGTGATCAACTCGGCGGCGGTCATCATGATCGCGGTGTTCGGGGCGTTCATCCTCAGCGGCGACCGGATCATCGCGATGTTCGGCATCGGCCTGGCCGGCGCCGTCGCCCTGGACGCCTTCGTGCTCCGTACGCTGCTGGTGCCCGCCCTGATGCACCTGCTGGGCGGCGCCAACTGGTGGCTGCCCTCCTGGCTGGACCGGTGGCTGCCCCGGATCAGCATCGAGCCGCCGCCGGAGCAGCCGGGCGGGGTGCGGCTGCCCGGCCCCCAGGAGGGCGAGAAACCGATAGTGCGGGTGTAA
- a CDS encoding phosphocholine-specific phospholipase C yields MAPEVSRRRVLGVSAAAAGAAMAGSLLPPSLQQALADDAARPARDGGLRDIRHVVVLMQENRSFDHYFGMLRGVRGYADRNAIELPGGRSVYEQPGLPGAGTVLPFSVREAAAAQKKDLQYIGALDHGWDGGSRAWNGGWMNNWVTAKTAATMAHYDRQDVPLHYELADTFTVCDAYHSSIHSSTSPNRNHLVSGWTGYEPNGKRAVGNDAYEEDTHTGYTWPTYAERLEKAGRSWRVYQEWDNFTDNNLEFYASFKAVAKKALAKVDGVQNMTAFYTKVGGADEAGRERLQGLLEEGVKGLSRAERSLFERALRRGEPDTTATAFAADVASGKLPEVSYIVPSAADSEHPGSSSPVESATIVYKVLDALGRNPDVWRHTALFLTYDENDGFFDHVPPPVPPAGTDGEFWDGRPVGLGIRVPMIVISPWTVGGYACSQVFDHTSIVRFLERWTGIEEPNISAWRRTVCGDLTAAFDFSRGRRQPSVRQPGAIPEFSGRWAPRPPARQALPQQERGSRPARALPYQPDADGGFDPGASVFRLAVRNAGKASVHLALYPYAKEFEAPQHRDVRGKGEWDVPVKDGSYRFTVTGPNGFRREFAGTGQGAAAAVTIGTRIDAERQELHLTVTNHGRTALTFTLAPLAYEDTTPRTVKVKAGGSRTVAHPAAAAHGWYDLGLTVAEDRSFHRRLMGHVENGKESVTG; encoded by the coding sequence GTGGCACCGGAGGTATCTCGGAGACGCGTACTGGGAGTGAGCGCGGCAGCGGCCGGCGCGGCGATGGCCGGGTCGCTGCTGCCGCCGTCGCTTCAGCAGGCGCTGGCGGACGACGCGGCGCGGCCGGCGCGGGACGGCGGGCTCAGGGACATCAGGCATGTCGTCGTGCTGATGCAGGAGAACCGTTCCTTCGACCACTACTTCGGGATGCTGCGCGGGGTGCGCGGCTACGCCGACCGCAATGCGATCGAGCTGCCCGGCGGCCGGAGCGTCTACGAGCAGCCGGGGCTGCCGGGCGCCGGGACCGTGCTGCCTTTCTCGGTGCGTGAGGCGGCCGCCGCGCAGAAGAAGGACCTGCAGTACATCGGCGCGCTGGACCACGGCTGGGACGGCGGGTCCCGGGCGTGGAACGGCGGCTGGATGAACAACTGGGTCACCGCCAAGACCGCGGCCACCATGGCGCATTACGACCGGCAGGACGTCCCGCTGCACTACGAGCTCGCGGACACCTTCACCGTCTGCGACGCCTACCACTCCTCGATCCACTCCTCCACCAGCCCCAACCGCAACCATCTGGTGAGCGGCTGGACGGGGTACGAGCCCAACGGGAAGCGGGCGGTGGGCAACGACGCCTATGAGGAGGACACCCACACCGGCTACACGTGGCCCACCTACGCCGAGCGGCTGGAGAAGGCGGGCCGCAGCTGGCGCGTCTACCAGGAGTGGGACAACTTCACCGACAACAACCTGGAGTTCTACGCGAGCTTCAAGGCGGTCGCGAAGAAGGCCCTGGCCAAGGTGGACGGGGTGCAGAACATGACCGCCTTCTACACGAAGGTGGGGGGTGCCGACGAGGCCGGGCGCGAGCGGCTGCAGGGGCTCCTGGAGGAGGGCGTCAAGGGGCTGAGCCGCGCGGAGCGAAGCCTGTTCGAGCGGGCGCTGCGGCGCGGTGAGCCGGACACCACGGCGACCGCGTTCGCCGCGGACGTGGCGAGCGGGAAGCTTCCCGAGGTCTCGTACATCGTGCCGTCCGCCGCGGACTCCGAGCACCCCGGCTCGTCCTCACCGGTCGAGAGCGCCACCATCGTCTACAAGGTGCTCGACGCCCTCGGCAGGAACCCGGACGTCTGGCGGCACACCGCGCTCTTCCTGACCTACGACGAGAACGACGGGTTCTTCGACCATGTGCCGCCCCCGGTGCCGCCCGCCGGGACCGACGGGGAATTCTGGGACGGCCGGCCCGTCGGCCTGGGCATCCGGGTGCCGATGATCGTCATCTCGCCCTGGACGGTCGGCGGTTATGCCTGCTCGCAGGTCTTCGACCACACCTCGATCGTCCGCTTCCTGGAGCGCTGGACGGGGATCGAGGAGCCCAACATCAGCGCCTGGCGGCGCACCGTCTGCGGCGATCTGACCGCCGCGTTCGACTTCTCCCGTGGGCGCAGACAGCCGTCGGTCCGGCAGCCCGGCGCGATCCCGGAGTTCAGCGGGCGCTGGGCGCCGCGGCCGCCGGCCCGGCAGGCGCTGCCGCAGCAGGAGCGCGGCAGCCGGCCGGCCAGGGCGCTGCCGTACCAGCCGGACGCCGACGGCGGGTTCGACCCGGGCGCCTCGGTCTTCCGGCTGGCCGTCCGCAACGCTGGTAAGGCATCCGTCCACCTGGCGCTCTATCCGTACGCGAAGGAATTCGAGGCGCCGCAGCACCGGGACGTACGGGGGAAGGGGGAGTGGGATGTGCCGGTAAAGGACGGTTCGTACCGCTTCACGGTGACCGGGCCGAACGGCTTCCGGCGGGAATTCGCCGGTACCGGGCAGGGTGCGGCCGCGGCCGTCACGATCGGCACGCGGATCGACGCCGAACGGCAGGAACTCCATCTGACCGTCACCAACCACGGCCGCACCGCGCTGACCTTCACCCTCGCCCCGCTGGCCTATGAGGACACCACGCCGCGCACGGTGAAGGTGAAGGCGGGCGGCAGCCGCACCGTCGCGCATCCCGCGGCGGCCGCGCACGGCTGGTACGACCTCGGCCTGACGGTCGCCGAGGACCGGTCCTTCCACCGCCGGCTGATGGGGCATGTGGAGAACGGCAAGGAGTCGGTCACCGGCTGA
- a CDS encoding GDSL-type esterase/lipase family protein: MRAFPLVGGPVELRGALDLERTQSGVMPRRLPAWTKEQYRDPSVHGVTVMPSGVRLVFRTDARELEFEVLTSTGQLDNDPQPRPTGMLELLVDGAHAGRQQAPMGNVMRMAGPGTAQRLVPGEPGTVRFAGLPSGMKNVELWLPQQTPTELVALRADGEVLAPLPDGRRRWVHHGSSISHCLEADGPTGTWPVVAASLGGVEVINLSQAGNDMLDPYVARTIRDMPADLISLKIGINIVGLATFRLRTFGPAVHGFLDTIRDGHPDTPLLLMSPVSCPALDATPGPTAIGPDGKITALGDPADVASGALSLKVVRDELARIVAARRARDSHLHYLDGRELLGPDEVDDLADGLHPTAAAYRRMGKRFAAHAFADDGPFR, translated from the coding sequence ATGCGGGCATTTCCGCTGGTGGGCGGGCCGGTGGAGTTGCGGGGTGCGCTGGACTTGGAGAGGACACAGTCGGGGGTGATGCCCCGCCGGTTGCCCGCATGGACCAAGGAGCAGTACCGGGACCCGTCGGTCCACGGGGTGACGGTGATGCCTTCCGGGGTGCGGCTGGTGTTCCGCACCGATGCGCGTGAGCTGGAGTTCGAGGTACTCACCTCCACAGGGCAGCTCGACAACGACCCCCAACCTCGCCCGACCGGGATGCTGGAACTGCTGGTGGACGGTGCCCACGCCGGGCGCCAACAAGCACCGATGGGCAACGTGATGCGGATGGCGGGCCCCGGGACCGCGCAGCGGCTGGTCCCGGGGGAGCCGGGGACCGTACGGTTCGCCGGGCTGCCGAGTGGCATGAAGAACGTCGAGCTGTGGCTGCCGCAGCAGACCCCCACGGAACTGGTGGCACTACGCGCTGACGGCGAGGTGCTGGCACCGCTGCCGGACGGCCGGCGCCGCTGGGTGCACCACGGCAGTTCCATCAGCCACTGCCTCGAAGCCGACGGCCCGACCGGCACCTGGCCGGTGGTGGCGGCTTCGCTCGGAGGAGTGGAGGTGATCAACCTCAGCCAGGCGGGCAACGACATGCTGGACCCCTATGTCGCCCGGACGATCCGCGACATGCCCGCCGACCTGATCAGCCTCAAGATAGGCATCAACATCGTGGGCCTGGCTACCTTCCGACTGCGGACCTTCGGTCCGGCGGTGCACGGATTCCTGGACACGATCCGGGACGGTCACCCGGACACCCCGCTGCTGCTGATGTCCCCGGTGAGCTGTCCGGCACTCGACGCGACTCCCGGCCCGACCGCGATAGGTCCGGACGGGAAAATCACCGCCCTCGGCGACCCGGCCGATGTGGCCAGTGGGGCGTTGTCGCTGAAGGTGGTCCGGGATGAACTGGCCCGCATCGTGGCGGCCCGGCGAGCACGCGATTCCCACCTGCACTACCTTGACGGACGCGAGCTGCTCGGCCCGGACGAGGTGGATGACCTTGCCGACGGCCTGCACCCCACCGCCGCCGCATACCGCCGGATGGGCAAACGCTTCGCCGCCCACGCCTTCGCCGACGACGGCCCGTTCCGCTGA
- a CDS encoding ATP-binding protein, protein MQKETETLCARSVRYRRERRSVPLAREFARTVLAEWDLERRADDILLCVSELATNALLHGVPPGREYRLHLSLGEGGLLRVEVHDSGDGEPRVPVRDAAAEEECGRGLLLVSALADKWGVGERNPGKIVWCEWWPEYGSGPR, encoded by the coding sequence ATGCAAAAGGAGACCGAGACACTCTGCGCCCGTAGCGTGCGCTACCGGCGCGAACGCCGATCCGTGCCGCTGGCCAGGGAGTTCGCCCGTACCGTGCTCGCCGAATGGGACCTGGAACGCCGGGCGGACGACATTCTGCTGTGTGTCAGTGAGCTGGCCACCAACGCCCTGCTGCACGGAGTTCCGCCCGGCCGTGAGTACCGGCTGCACCTGTCGCTGGGCGAGGGCGGACTGCTGCGCGTCGAGGTGCACGACAGCGGGGACGGGGAACCGCGGGTTCCGGTGCGGGACGCCGCGGCCGAAGAGGAGTGCGGGCGGGGGCTGTTGCTCGTCTCCGCGCTGGCGGACAAGTGGGGGGTGGGGGAGCGCAATCCCGGCAAGATCGTGTGGTGTGAGTGGTGGCCGGAGTACGGGAGCGGTCCGCGGTAG
- a CDS encoding helix-turn-helix domain-containing protein, with amino-acid sequence MQQTNKPKKITSWHVIGAQLSHFRKAARITQPALAERVGLHEDTIGSIEQGRRPLKLDLAETLDELLDTKGVLAVAVAKVPEREKLPAFVQDLVEHEEKALTLLSYQNQVVPGLLQTEPYAQATIDSLYPPLDEDQAEEWVSGRISRQKLLERKKPLPMLNFIVEEVVLHRPIGGPELLRAQLRHLRSCADLPFLGLQVMPTARRTHASLDGPLVLLETPDHEHLAYIEAQRISFLVDDPDQVSMYQQVYGMLRSQALTPEETKSLLDDLLGES; translated from the coding sequence ATGCAACAGACGAACAAGCCCAAAAAGATCACTTCTTGGCATGTCATCGGCGCCCAGCTGAGTCACTTCCGCAAGGCCGCCCGCATCACCCAGCCCGCACTGGCCGAGCGGGTCGGCCTCCACGAGGACACCATCGGCTCGATTGAACAGGGCCGCCGGCCACTGAAGCTAGACCTCGCCGAAACCCTGGACGAACTGCTCGACACCAAGGGCGTGTTGGCCGTCGCGGTAGCCAAGGTCCCGGAACGGGAAAAGCTGCCCGCGTTCGTACAGGACCTGGTGGAGCACGAGGAGAAGGCGCTGACGCTGCTGTCGTACCAGAACCAGGTGGTACCGGGGCTGTTGCAGACCGAGCCGTACGCACAAGCCACCATCGACTCCCTCTATCCACCGCTGGACGAGGACCAGGCCGAGGAGTGGGTCTCGGGACGCATCAGCCGGCAGAAGCTGCTGGAGCGCAAGAAGCCGCTGCCCATGCTCAACTTCATCGTAGAAGAGGTGGTGCTTCACCGGCCGATCGGCGGGCCGGAACTCCTGCGCGCCCAGCTTCGCCATCTCCGTTCGTGCGCTGACCTCCCCTTCTTGGGGCTTCAGGTCATGCCGACGGCCCGACGCACCCATGCCTCCCTGGATGGCCCGCTGGTCCTGCTGGAGACACCCGATCACGAACATCTCGCCTACATCGAAGCGCAACGGATCAGCTTCCTGGTCGACGATCCAGATCAGGTCAGCATGTATCAACAGGTATATGGGATGCTGCGATCGCAGGCCCTCACCCCTGAGGAGACGAAGAGCCTGCTGGACGACTTGCTAGGAGAGTCATGA
- a CDS encoding DUF397 domain-containing protein, with amino-acid sequence MTSTAAQHISRGLSWFKSSYSGSAGGDCIEVAYDWRKSSHSASAGGNCVEVAYDWQKSSYSSDEGGDCLEMATCPHAIHIRDSKDPGGPILTTSAAAWSAFLADVAN; translated from the coding sequence ATGACCAGCACAGCAGCCCAGCACATCTCTCGCGGTCTTAGCTGGTTCAAGTCCAGCTACAGCGGCAGCGCGGGCGGCGACTGCATCGAAGTCGCCTACGACTGGCGCAAGTCGAGCCACAGTGCCAGCGCGGGCGGCAACTGCGTAGAGGTCGCCTACGACTGGCAGAAGTCCAGCTACAGCAGCGACGAGGGCGGCGACTGCCTGGAGATGGCCACCTGCCCCCACGCCATCCACATCCGCGACTCCAAGGACCCGGGCGGCCCGATACTCACCACCAGCGCCGCCGCCTGGTCCGCCTTCCTGGCCGACGTCGCCAACTGA
- a CDS encoding alpha/beta fold hydrolase has product MRDRGGRGLGPALRRASAAGVALAACLTATPAVATAAARSAADGDGTATTTGRDTAAGSGLDRYYRQRLAWGTCVKGPDDTMGHDLEKAGVQCADVTVPLDYTAPGGRTITVAISRLKATDTRHRIGSILLNNGGPGGTALDSPPHIRKAMKEVGPRYDIIGFDPRFVGRSTPLDCGWSVGTSILAAGLSRASFERQVTFQKGLADKCRATNASLLPHISTRNTARDMDVIRGALGERKISYLGYSYGTYLGTVYTQMFPGRFDRTVLDGALAPDDYGPRLLRGAEPENERALSDWAAWAARRNGTYGLGRTRAEVLATVRSVVAASARGPLTVGTAPEVFRLDDTQVPSLLIGGIADDGDAQRAALGEQLSVLAKAADGRPTRLSPQFAKALRTMLTGEDAQSAMVQSAIICGDKPAPRDPERYWRDIERSRAGHALFGPLTNNIGPCAFWDRPREEPTRVHRDAPALIVAATGDPRTTYKSSLALHGLLPSSKLITLKGANRHALYGEYGNACVDGKVNRYLATGKLPKGDQTCVKRAG; this is encoded by the coding sequence GTGCGCGACCGCGGTGGCCGCGGCCTCGGCCCGGCCCTGCGCCGCGCCTCGGCAGCGGGCGTCGCCCTCGCCGCCTGCCTCACCGCTACCCCCGCCGTGGCCACGGCTGCCGCGCGCTCCGCCGCGGACGGCGACGGTACGGCGACGACCACCGGACGCGACACCGCAGCCGGGTCCGGACTCGACCGCTACTACCGGCAGCGCCTCGCCTGGGGGACCTGCGTCAAGGGCCCCGACGACACGATGGGCCATGACCTGGAGAAGGCCGGGGTGCAGTGCGCGGACGTGACCGTGCCGCTGGATTACACCGCCCCCGGGGGCCGGACGATCACCGTCGCGATATCCCGGCTCAAGGCCACCGACACCCGCCACCGCATCGGCTCGATACTCCTCAACAACGGTGGCCCCGGCGGCACCGCCCTCGACTCCCCGCCGCACATCCGCAAGGCGATGAAGGAGGTCGGCCCGCGGTACGACATCATCGGCTTCGACCCGCGCTTCGTCGGACGCAGCACCCCGCTGGACTGCGGCTGGTCCGTCGGTACCAGCATCCTCGCGGCCGGTCTCAGCCGCGCGAGCTTCGAGCGGCAGGTCACCTTCCAGAAGGGCCTGGCCGACAAGTGCCGGGCCACCAACGCGTCGTTGCTGCCGCACATCAGTACCCGCAACACGGCCCGCGACATGGACGTTATCCGCGGTGCGCTCGGCGAGCGGAAGATCTCCTACCTGGGTTACTCGTACGGCACCTACTTGGGCACGGTGTACACCCAGATGTTCCCCGGCCGTTTCGACCGGACGGTGCTCGACGGGGCGCTCGCCCCGGACGACTACGGCCCCCGGCTGCTCCGGGGCGCCGAGCCCGAGAACGAGCGGGCGCTCTCCGACTGGGCCGCTTGGGCAGCGCGCCGCAACGGCACCTACGGTCTCGGCCGCACCCGCGCCGAAGTCCTCGCCACGGTCCGCAGCGTCGTGGCGGCGTCCGCGCGCGGCCCGCTGACGGTCGGCACCGCCCCCGAGGTCTTCCGGCTCGACGACACCCAGGTGCCGTCCTTGCTCATCGGCGGGATCGCGGACGACGGCGACGCGCAGCGGGCCGCCCTCGGCGAGCAGTTGTCCGTACTGGCCAAGGCCGCGGACGGGCGGCCGACCCGACTGTCCCCGCAGTTCGCCAAGGCGCTGCGGACCATGCTGACCGGCGAAGATGCGCAGTCCGCCATGGTGCAGTCCGCGATCATCTGCGGGGACAAGCCGGCCCCGCGCGACCCCGAGCGCTACTGGCGGGACATCGAGCGCAGCCGCGCCGGGCATGCGCTCTTCGGCCCGCTGACCAACAACATCGGACCGTGCGCCTTCTGGGACCGGCCGCGCGAAGAGCCCACCCGGGTACACCGCGATGCCCCGGCGCTGATCGTGGCCGCGACCGGCGATCCGCGCACCACGTACAAGAGCAGTCTCGCCCTGCACGGTCTGCTGCCGAGCTCCAAGCTGATCACCCTCAAGGGCGCCAACCGGCACGCGCTCTACGGCGAATACGGCAACGCCTGCGTGGACGGCAAGGTCAACCGGTACCTGGCCACCGGCAAGCTACCGAAAGGTGACCAGACCTGCGTCAAGCGGGCCGGCTAG
- a CDS encoding N,N-dimethylformamidase beta subunit family domain-containing protein, whose protein sequence is MGEDPRNDDRPDSGAAEHGWEPAGAGGSGGLDRRRFLGAAAVGAAGLAVGGAAGCGSTSGGGPGGPTGGDEPDLAAERDRPGHPDWRIRSAGPPDAVQGYTDKVSVLPGEEFGLYVSTTAPGFRVAAYRVGWYRGAQARRVWHSDRVAGRRQRHPRPLPGTRSVRADWERTLRVRTDGWPPGAYLLRLDAEHGHQRYVPMVVRSARTTGRTVLMHAVATWQAYNAWGGYSLYRGADGGYGTRSLAVSFDRPYDTNGAGKFLVYERALVVLAERLGLPLAYTTGVDVHRDPSALRGATAALSLGHDEYWTPQQREHVTRARDAGTNLAFLGANACFRRVRLEPGPGPGPGPGPGPGASGALRTVVCYKTAYRDDPHFAGPHRALPTHDFRQPPAADPESALTGVFYEGYPTDAPYVVHGADHWLFAGTGAKRGDAFDHLVGVEYDRVTPQAPTPERLEIVAHSPLVCNGRRSHADSAYYTVPSGAGVFSSGTMRWVEALMAGTPEDGRDHGMDDRTRAFVTRTTENLLRAFAVAPAAKIRPAPRNNVAAVYGA, encoded by the coding sequence ATGGGCGAGGACCCACGGAATGACGACCGGCCCGACAGCGGCGCCGCGGAACACGGCTGGGAACCCGCCGGGGCGGGCGGCTCAGGTGGTCTGGACCGCAGACGGTTCCTCGGGGCCGCCGCCGTAGGGGCCGCCGGTCTCGCCGTGGGAGGGGCCGCCGGCTGTGGCTCCACGTCAGGAGGGGGACCAGGCGGCCCCACGGGTGGCGACGAGCCGGATCTGGCCGCGGAGCGGGACCGGCCGGGACACCCCGACTGGCGGATCCGCTCGGCCGGTCCGCCCGATGCGGTCCAGGGCTACACCGACAAGGTGAGCGTCCTGCCCGGCGAGGAGTTCGGACTGTACGTCTCGACCACAGCACCCGGCTTCCGTGTCGCGGCCTACCGGGTGGGCTGGTACCGCGGGGCCCAGGCCCGGCGGGTCTGGCACTCGGACCGGGTCGCCGGACGGCGCCAGCGCCACCCGAGGCCGCTGCCCGGGACCCGCAGCGTACGAGCGGACTGGGAGCGCACCCTCCGTGTACGCACCGACGGTTGGCCGCCGGGTGCCTATCTGCTCCGGCTGGACGCGGAGCACGGGCACCAGCGGTACGTCCCGATGGTCGTCCGCTCGGCCCGCACCACCGGCCGGACGGTGCTGATGCACGCGGTGGCCACCTGGCAGGCGTACAACGCATGGGGCGGCTACAGCCTCTACCGGGGCGCGGACGGCGGGTACGGCACGCGCTCGCTGGCCGTCAGCTTCGACCGGCCCTACGACACCAACGGCGCCGGGAAGTTCCTGGTCTACGAGCGCGCACTGGTGGTCCTCGCGGAACGGCTCGGCCTCCCGCTGGCCTACACCACCGGGGTGGACGTCCACCGCGACCCGTCGGCGCTGCGGGGCGCCACGGCGGCGCTCTCGCTCGGCCACGACGAGTACTGGACCCCACAGCAGCGGGAGCACGTCACCCGGGCCCGCGACGCGGGCACCAATCTGGCCTTCCTCGGGGCCAACGCCTGCTTCCGCCGGGTCAGGCTGGAACCAGGTCCGGGGCCGGGGCCGGGACCCGGTCCGGGACCGGGTGCGTCCGGTGCTCTGCGCACGGTGGTCTGCTACAAAACCGCCTACCGGGACGATCCGCACTTCGCCGGTCCACACCGGGCCCTGCCGACCCACGACTTCCGCCAACCGCCCGCCGCCGACCCGGAGTCGGCCCTCACCGGCGTCTTCTATGAGGGCTACCCGACGGATGCGCCCTACGTCGTGCACGGCGCGGACCACTGGCTCTTCGCCGGGACGGGCGCGAAGCGGGGCGATGCCTTCGACCACCTGGTCGGGGTGGAGTACGACCGGGTGACCCCACAGGCGCCCACGCCGGAGCGGCTGGAGATCGTCGCCCACTCACCGCTGGTCTGCAACGGCCGGCGCAGCCACGCGGACTCCGCCTACTACACCGTACCGAGCGGTGCCGGAGTCTTTTCCTCCGGAACGATGCGCTGGGTCGAGGCCCTGATGGCCGGAACGCCCGAGGACGGCCGTGACCACGGCATGGACGACCGGACGCGAGCCTTCGTCACCCGCACGACCGAGAACCTGCTCCGCGCCTTCGCCGTGGCGCCCGCGGCGAAGATCCGGCCGGCCCCGCGGAACAACGTCGCTGCTGTGTACGGGGCTTAG